A segment of the Caloenas nicobarica isolate bCalNic1 chromosome 12, bCalNic1.hap1, whole genome shotgun sequence genome:
TGGTCTGGTGGTGTCGTCACTCCATGCCCACACCCTTCCCAGGAATGTTGGTTGCAGGTGTAAACAGGCCAGATCCTGTCTCTTTTCATGCCAGGCTCTCGCCAGCTGGCTCACTCTTCTGGTTGGCAGATTCGGGCACGTGTTCAATCCTCAGATCAGATCCCAGAGTGTGTGGGTAGGCAGGCCAAGCAGATCAAAGCTATTGACGTCCCCTGGATTGAGGGGAGTCATGGGTTACACAGCCTGTGCACTCATGCCAGGGCTCCTTCgatttattcttttcttattttgggCTTAGCATCCATAATGTACTGGCTCTGCCCTGGTCAGAAATGGGCTGTGTTCCATTTTACTTAGGGCAAGGGAAATTCTCTCCTCAGCACCTtgtcttttcctgttttgttccAAATGTCAGTACTGCACTTTCAGCTTCCTAGAGCTCTGCTGTTGTTCTTCCAGCCTGGGTCAGCATGATAAATTGAAAAGCAGTGCACTGAGTGCAGCTCTGGCAACCTTGCTGATTGATATTTGTTTTTTAGTGACTGTTATGCTGGAGGAAGGTGTTCCCTGGACAGTCCTGGAGACAGAAGCACTAATTTCTAGAGCAGGTACAGTAcaaacagcagccaaacaaaccTCTTATTCCCTGTCAGGCCTTTACATCTGCTTATGGAGTGTCCCTGGGAGGGGGCAGACTGGTTGGCACTTGGCCTTTGTCTTGCAACTGCTGACTGAGGAACCTGTGGTGTTGGGGTTGTTGCAACGTGAACTTGCACCTGTGCCCTAGCAAACTGGCCTGCAAAAAGCATTGCCAGAAAAGAGCAGTGGAGAAGCTGcatctctgtgcctgggaaacCCTTTCTGAGCTGTAGAGATCACGCACAGAAAACAAGTGCAGTTCTACGGGTAAGGCAGCGCTCTTGGGATGATTAAGAATTGGTTTGCCAGATGACTTGTACTGGTGTGAGGCCTGTGCATCTTTTACATCTTTCCAATACAGTAAGCCAGATAGGAGATATCATTTAGCTAGTTTTTGTATAGTGGAAATGAAGGCCTGGTGACAATGATCCCTGGTGATTTTGCTATTTCTGTGATAGCCTGAGGACACAGAGCCAGGAGAGATGTTTAACTAGTGATGGTATATTTAGAAAAACTAGACAAGCTTTCAGATAGAGTTTTCACCAAAAGTGATGTAATTGATACTAAACTCTCAACAGCTGCTCTCCCCTTGCACTTAAAGTTGTGACCTGCTGCTTCCATTTTGGACCTGGTGAAGGACTTGTGTGCCTGAAAGCTTGTCTAACTCCCAGCTCTAATCTGTCTAATAAGAGAGATTATCTACTACATACAAAATTTGTTCAGAAATGGGAATGGAAATACCAGATTGTGTTGTTCTGTGTGCAACTTTCTGCAGAATCCATGAGTCAATTAGCTGTTTTGTACTATTTCTGAACCCTACAGATTGCCTTGGTACTGcacccctctgtcctgctgcaatGAGTGGGAAGTCCTTGCTCTTGAAGGTCATTCTACTTGGGGATGGTGGAGTTGGGAAAAGTTCCCTCATGAACCGGTACGTCACCAACAAGTTTGACTCGCAGGCTTTTCACACGATTGGTGTGGAGTTCTTAAACCGGGACCTGGAGGTGGATGGACGTTTTGTGACCCTCCAGATTTGGGACACTGCGGGACAGGAGAGATTCAAGAGCCTGCGAACACCCTTTTACAGAGGAGCGGACTGCTGCCTGCTGACCTTCAGCGTGGATGACCGGCAGAGCTTTGAGAACCTCAGTAACTGGCAGAAGGAGTTTGTCCATTATGCTGACGTGAAGGACCCTGAACACTTCCCATTTGTAGTCCTGGGCAACAAGATCGACAAACTCGAGAGGCAAGTGAGCACGGAGGAGGCCCAGGCCTGGTGCATTGAAAACGGTAACTATCCGTACCTGGAGACTAGTGCCAAGGATGACACCAATGTGGCAGTGGCCTTCGAGGAGGCTGTGCGACAGGTGCTGGCAGTGGAGGAGCAGCTAGAGCACTGCATGCTGGGCCACACCATTGACCTGCATTCCAGCTCCAAATCGGGGTCTTCCTGTTGTTAAGAGTGGCTGCTGCTTCGGGAACGTCACTCGAGCTGGCGGCTGCATCGGAACAAgcgtgggcagctctggggctcTCTGAGGAGTGGCCACAAGGACAATAGGTGCTTTGCTCACCTGGGGAGTTGTAGCTGCACCATCTGAATTCTGGCTGGAGTTTTTGGGCACAGAGCATGTACCTGCAGGAGGGAGCTGTTAAAAGGGCATGTGAGCATAGTCCTGCTTCCATCTCTGCCTGTTTTAGCAGGTTTAAAGTCCTTTAAATTCTCTAAAGACAGTAGTGATCTAACCTGTACCAAGAACTGCCTGCAGAACAAAGCTGAGAATGCTCTAGACATTCTTTGAAGTATTTCAGTCCtgaactcaaaaaaaaaaaaaaaaaacaaacctagaCCCACTAAACTCATGACCTTACTGCCAAAGGAAAGTCTGCTCAGCATACTGAAGTAAACCTGTTGTAGAGACTCTAGCCCATGCGACTGTGAGAATGCTAAATGCCTGAGTGGCTGAGATGTATGTATCTGTTGTTTGGGATAAGTGCACTGTCCCCTGAGACTGAGTGGTGCTGAGAATTGTTAGAGCTCTGATCTGAAGCAACATACGAAGGAGGGATGGACCACTGTTTGAATGTGGCAGCATCACTTCTTTGTAGCTGCCTATCTCTGGTCTGGTTTTCTAACTTCATCTTGTATGAGTGTTACTTTGTGGAGGGACTGTCTGCTTCTTGTTTAGTATGTTTCCTTGTCTCTTGTGGAGGCTCAACACCAAATCTCACTCCTCATACTTTGAAGCCCTGGATGGAAACTATTATGTGGACACTTGCTGGGTCCTGTCAAAGGGTTTAGAGTTACTCAGGATTTCAGAAGATCTGAAGCATGAAGCTTCAGCTTGTTTCTGTCACAAGTAATCGCTGTGTCCAGACGATGTGCTCCAGCAGACCGGATGGTAGGTTGGTGGGATGTCTCCCAGGTGTGCGTGTGGCTGGAGGAGTCACGCGCAGTCAGCTGTTAAATCCACTCAGTTTGCGAGGCTGGTGACCACTGTGCTTCGTTAGCTGGCGGATCAGCATCTTCAGTTGCTTTAGCAGGGACGTTCCCATCTGGATGCTGCAAGATAGAACCATTCCCATTATTCCCTGTTGTGTCAGGTGCAGTGCTGCTGAGCACAGTTGGCTCATGCCACTGTCCTGGTCTTTACTGCCTGATGGGGAATCTGGTACCTTTTACCTGTAATTCACATGACAGATTTTACTGGTAGAGGATGTCCACTCAGTTAACTGGCCTTCGTTAATGGCGGCTGTGCTCAGTCCACTGGGGAGAGAGCCCCACTGGTTCCCCCTCTACGCAAAGTGGCTTAAAAAGTGGCATTGGAGGGGGCAGGGaaccttccagaaaaggacacGAGGCTTTGCTGATCCCAGCCCTTGCCCCCTGCTAGGTGTTGGTCCCAAGCTATCTGTGTAGCAAAGAAGAGTGCTTGCTCACTGCTGTCTTTACCATTATAACCTCATGTCCTGCAACCTCCCATGCAAGCATTTGTCCAAAATGATGACTTTGCCCATCAGCACACAGGAGCCTGCCACGGGGAGAGCTTCCCTGAGTACGTATCCGCTGGCTGCTGCATGCAATTCCCACTGTGATGAGCTACTGGATGGTCAATTCTGTAGCTCAAATTGAGCAGCCTCATGCTGCGCTGTAGAGCAGGGCACGCTCTGCCCTCGTGCTGGCTGGCGGCAGCTGATCCCCGTTGCTGAGCAGGCTCTGAGCACGCAGAGAGTCTCCTGGGGGAGCTCGGGGTGATCCTGTCCTCCTCTGCAGGGCAGCCATGTGCGGAAGGGACTGAAGCTTTAATGCAAAGTGCTTTAGAGGAGTCTGATTTCCAAACAGGGCTGAAGACTCGTATTCATAGGGATAGACAGGGAGTGCTCGCAGTCTCTGGAAAACCAGGTCCCTTGAGGTATAAGAGAAAGCTCTGCCTCTGTAGGTGCAACAGATTTTTACAGGATATTATTGTTACTGTTTATCAATGTCTGACCTCTCCAGGCCTCtagatttttcttcagtttaac
Coding sequences within it:
- the RAB9B gene encoding ras-related protein Rab-9B; the protein is MLEEGVPWTVLETEALISRADCLGTAPLCPAAMSGKSLLLKVILLGDGGVGKSSLMNRYVTNKFDSQAFHTIGVEFLNRDLEVDGRFVTLQIWDTAGQERFKSLRTPFYRGADCCLLTFSVDDRQSFENLSNWQKEFVHYADVKDPEHFPFVVLGNKIDKLERQVSTEEAQAWCIENGNYPYLETSAKDDTNVAVAFEEAVRQVLAVEEQLEHCMLGHTIDLHSSSKSGSSCC